From Roseibium alexandrii DFL-11, the proteins below share one genomic window:
- a CDS encoding Tex family protein, which translates to MTSVTAPEPTSQKSANTLAAETALRIARKIADEIGCQAGQVNATVHLLDEGSTVPFIARYRKEATGGLDDSQLRKLEERLIYLRELEDRRGAITRSIDEQGKMTEALAASIQAAETKSQLEDIYLPFKKKRRTKAQIAREAGLEPLADLLLADPGKTPETEAAGFIDDAKGVADTKAALDGARQILMERFAENAELVGRLRRYIETRGVVQSKLIDGMGDKGAKFADYFEYSESWSKIPSHRALALFRGRNEGILSVDLAVDADDPAPILPAVKMVADTYGIVDQGRPADKWLMDVARFAWKVKLALHLELDLMGVLRDKAEEEAIQVFAKNLKDLLLAAPAGSKATLGLDPGIRTGVKVAVVDETGKLIDTATIYPFQPRNDLAGSRNTLLALIAKHKVGLIAIGNGTASRETDKLTGDVLADIPAAQRPVKVIVNEAGASVYSASELAAKEMPDVDVSLRGAASIARRLQDPLAELVKIEPKSIGVGQYQHDVNQTKLARALDAVVEDAVNAVGVDLNTASSALLSRISGLSDSLAKAVVEHRDTIGRFDKRSQLKDVPRLGAKAFELCAGFLRINEGTEPLDSSSVHPEAYPLAKRIVKACGRDVPHLMGDSGILQNLEPKDFIDEKFGLPTVKDILSELEKPGRDPRPEFKTAALQDGVEEILDLKPGMKLEGTVTNVTNFGAFVDVGVHQDGLVHVSQLADKFVGDPHTVVKAGDIVKVTILEVDIPRKRISMTMKSQADYQGQKERTAQNRPGGAGGKGSGGGRGPGNAPHGGKGGPQKSSGNDGGNNAMAAALAAAMNKKRK; encoded by the coding sequence ATGACAAGCGTCACTGCTCCAGAGCCGACATCCCAAAAGTCAGCAAACACCCTTGCCGCAGAAACCGCGCTGCGGATCGCAAGAAAAATTGCAGACGAAATCGGCTGCCAGGCCGGCCAGGTGAACGCAACAGTTCATTTGCTGGATGAAGGATCGACGGTGCCTTTCATCGCGCGGTACCGGAAAGAAGCGACGGGCGGTCTGGACGACAGCCAATTGCGCAAGCTCGAGGAGCGCCTGATTTACCTGCGCGAACTTGAAGACCGGCGCGGTGCAATCACCCGGTCCATCGATGAGCAGGGCAAGATGACCGAGGCCCTCGCCGCAAGCATTCAAGCAGCCGAGACCAAGTCTCAGCTCGAAGATATTTACCTGCCCTTCAAGAAGAAGCGCCGCACCAAGGCTCAGATTGCGCGAGAAGCGGGACTGGAACCGCTCGCGGACCTGCTGCTGGCCGATCCTGGAAAAACACCGGAAACGGAGGCTGCAGGTTTCATCGACGACGCCAAGGGCGTTGCCGATACGAAAGCAGCGCTTGATGGCGCTCGGCAGATCCTGATGGAACGATTCGCAGAAAACGCAGAGCTCGTGGGCAGGCTGCGCCGGTATATCGAAACGCGCGGAGTGGTGCAGTCGAAGCTGATCGACGGCATGGGCGACAAAGGCGCAAAGTTCGCCGATTATTTCGAGTATTCGGAGAGCTGGTCAAAGATCCCGAGCCACCGGGCTCTTGCCCTTTTCCGTGGCCGCAATGAAGGAATTCTGTCTGTCGATCTGGCGGTCGACGCCGATGATCCGGCGCCAATCCTGCCAGCCGTGAAGATGGTCGCAGACACCTACGGCATCGTCGATCAAGGCCGACCGGCCGACAAATGGCTGATGGATGTCGCCCGCTTTGCCTGGAAGGTCAAACTGGCCCTTCATCTGGAACTTGACCTGATGGGTGTTCTTCGGGACAAGGCCGAGGAAGAAGCCATCCAGGTGTTCGCCAAGAACCTCAAGGATCTGCTGCTCGCCGCTCCTGCAGGATCGAAAGCAACGCTCGGTCTGGATCCGGGTATCCGAACCGGGGTGAAGGTCGCGGTGGTAGACGAGACTGGCAAGCTGATCGACACCGCAACAATCTATCCTTTCCAGCCGCGCAATGATCTTGCCGGATCCCGCAACACGCTTCTGGCACTGATCGCAAAGCACAAGGTTGGCCTGATCGCCATCGGCAACGGCACGGCGAGCAGGGAAACCGACAAGCTGACTGGTGACGTCCTAGCGGATATTCCAGCGGCACAGAGGCCAGTGAAGGTGATCGTCAACGAGGCCGGCGCATCAGTCTATTCCGCGTCGGAACTGGCCGCGAAGGAAATGCCGGACGTTGATGTCTCGCTGCGCGGTGCCGCGTCGATTGCCCGGCGCCTCCAGGATCCTTTGGCAGAACTCGTCAAGATCGAGCCGAAGTCCATCGGCGTTGGCCAGTATCAGCACGACGTCAACCAGACGAAACTTGCCCGCGCCCTTGATGCAGTTGTCGAAGACGCTGTGAACGCGGTTGGCGTTGATCTCAACACTGCCTCCTCGGCTCTTCTTTCGCGAATTTCCGGTCTGTCCGATAGTCTTGCAAAAGCGGTCGTTGAACACCGCGATACAATTGGCCGGTTTGACAAGCGCTCGCAATTGAAGGACGTGCCGCGTCTAGGCGCAAAGGCGTTTGAACTCTGTGCCGGCTTCCTGCGCATCAACGAGGGAACTGAACCTCTCGATTCGTCCTCGGTTCACCCGGAAGCCTATCCGCTCGCCAAGCGCATCGTGAAAGCCTGTGGCCGGGATGTCCCCCATTTGATGGGCGACAGCGGCATTCTCCAGAATCTGGAACCGAAAGACTTCATCGACGAGAAATTCGGATTGCCGACGGTGAAGGACATCCTGTCCGAACTTGAAAAGCCGGGCCGTGATCCGCGCCCCGAATTCAAGACCGCAGCGCTTCAGGACGGTGTCGAGGAAATCTTGGATCTGAAACCGGGCATGAAACTGGAAGGTACGGTGACCAACGTCACGAACTTCGGCGCCTTCGTCGACGTCGGTGTACACCAGGACGGTCTGGTGCATGTCTCCCAGCTTGCGGACAAGTTCGTTGGTGATCCGCACACGGTCGTCAAGGCCGGTGACATCGTCAAGGTCACCATTCTGGAAGTCGACATTCCGCGTAAACGCATCTCTATGACAATGAAGTCACAAGCCGACTATCAGGGGCAAAAGGAGCGGACTGCGCAAAACCGGCCGGGTGGTGCCGGCGGGAAAGGATCAGGTGGTGGCCGAGGCCCGGGTAACGCCCCACACGGTGGCAAGGGCGGTCCTCAGAAGTCCTCAGGCAATGACGGCGGAAACAACGCCATGGCCGCAGCTCTTGCGGCAGCCATGAACAAGAAACGGAAGTAA
- a CDS encoding NAD(P)/FAD-dependent oxidoreductase — MTKPDVTIVGAGIIGLATAANLVQRGYHVTIVDREGPAAGASQGNAGAIAWTDVAPLASPGLWKQAIKWLMDPLGPLTVRPAYAVKILPWMLRFMAASNHSQMKRSTEALAALNAEAWPSWERLWRVSGTHNQVRKDGCLELFDTVSSLKDAHLGWEEQRAFGIDVQELDLAAIRDMEPGLSDRVVGGALVPEWAQVDDPKLLCLSLADWLKSQGVVFDVGEVAGVQSKPSGVLVTLADGRTVHPDRLVIACGAWSKKLAAQLGDKIPLDTERGYNITIPEPGVTVNRFIMLPGHGFVLSPLSTGLRVGGAVEFGGLDLPENWKRVDAMVAKARRFFPDLKTEGGKRWMGFRPSIPDSLPVIGAAPQADGVYYAFGHAHHGLTEAAVTGEMITDMIDGATPSVDPNPFRADRF, encoded by the coding sequence ATAGTGGGGGCCGGTATTATCGGGCTTGCCACGGCCGCCAACCTTGTGCAGCGCGGATATCACGTGACAATTGTCGACCGGGAAGGACCGGCAGCTGGCGCAAGTCAGGGCAACGCCGGAGCGATTGCTTGGACTGATGTTGCCCCGCTCGCAAGTCCCGGCCTTTGGAAACAGGCGATCAAGTGGTTGATGGATCCGCTTGGGCCGCTGACTGTTCGCCCAGCTTACGCCGTCAAGATCCTGCCATGGATGCTCCGCTTTATGGCGGCCTCCAATCACAGCCAGATGAAGCGCAGTACTGAGGCCCTGGCCGCACTCAATGCGGAAGCCTGGCCATCCTGGGAGCGTTTGTGGCGCGTATCCGGAACGCACAATCAGGTGCGCAAGGACGGATGCCTGGAGCTGTTCGATACCGTCAGCTCATTGAAAGATGCGCATTTGGGATGGGAGGAACAGCGAGCTTTCGGCATCGATGTCCAGGAGCTCGATCTGGCGGCTATCCGCGATATGGAACCGGGATTGTCCGATCGCGTGGTGGGTGGTGCCCTCGTGCCCGAGTGGGCGCAGGTGGATGACCCGAAATTGTTGTGTTTGTCGCTGGCCGATTGGCTGAAAAGCCAAGGGGTAGTTTTCGATGTTGGCGAAGTCGCGGGCGTCCAGTCTAAGCCTTCAGGAGTGTTGGTGACGCTTGCAGATGGCCGAACCGTACATCCGGACCGGTTGGTCATCGCTTGTGGTGCCTGGTCCAAAAAACTTGCGGCACAACTTGGCGACAAGATCCCCTTGGATACAGAGCGGGGGTACAACATCACGATTCCGGAGCCCGGTGTCACCGTGAACCGTTTCATCATGTTGCCGGGGCACGGGTTTGTCCTGTCGCCGCTGTCGACCGGACTGCGGGTTGGCGGAGCTGTTGAGTTCGGCGGGCTGGATTTACCTGAAAACTGGAAACGCGTGGATGCCATGGTTGCCAAGGCACGGCGTTTCTTTCCGGATCTCAAGACCGAAGGAGGCAAGCGCTGGATGGGTTTTCGTCCCTCTATTCCAGACAGTCTGCCTGTCATTGGTGCCGCGCCGCAGGCGGATGGGGTCTATTACGCCTTCGGTCATGCCCATCATGGTCTGACGGAAGCCGCAGTGACCGGGGAGATGATCACCGACATGATCGACGGTGCAACGCCATCCGTCGACCCGAACCCGTTCCGCGCCGACCGGTTTTGA